From a single Fulvivirga ulvae genomic region:
- a CDS encoding non-ribosomal peptide synthetase, translating to MDALNIITEAHESGISLFLNEEGELKVNVPKGTQLSPALLEKIKAGKEELKSFLKKNLAVAKSVKKGLTIKKVNRGELDKIPLSSSQESLWFIDQIEGGLAYHIPFSIEITEDFEKEYLARAYSELINRHEPLRTVIKEKGGIPYQLVLDKGEWKFEEIEGGEFSKESFDELLKEQLLEPFNLSEGPLLRAKLVKYSDRYIFLIVVHHIIFDGWSTAIFGNELSQLYFGASQNSSSALKPLEIEYADYAVWEKARLTDDFLKKYLSFWEEELENTEPTTLQGDFSRPQVLSGSGDIIEQYIDRQLSEGLKDLAAKQNTSLYILLLSVFNLLIARYARKDDVVVGSPIANRNLPELEPLIGFFTNTLVLRNRIQNDLPFNQWLKDVSGHVFDAFEHQDIPLIKIVEHMKSDRDATSMVLFNIMFSLANYPEPGKKQIGELKELEEITSQFDITLRAKEEPQGFNLSVNYSTDLFLRETVEQFLGQYITLLEQIVADPEAKLSSLSLMNSGEQQALQSIHYNAEPLPKIHETVMEKFDRQVLLTPDHVALYERDEEVTYKELQARSNALSHRLHAKGVRPGDIVGVSMERSSDLITTIFGILKAGCAYLPIDWTQPDSRREYILDHTGAQYLVADKTTGSFYKSFEAVTVVDYEHLITESSTSEEENPAHESGIEDLAYIIYTSGSTGTPKGVMVEHRSLTNLIETMQAQYPLEGGDSYLLKTNVVFDVSCSELFGWFVSGGSLAILPQGEESDPIAIKDALVRYGVSHVNFVPSMLGLFLEEIGRKGGSGLESLRYIISAGEPLARNTVDYFNRLGLSARLENLYGPTEATIYATGYSTSSHKGLRSVSIGKPLRGVKAYVLDSANQLAGLGVPGELCLGGIALARGYYNNPELTSEKFVNNPYDGESGSRLYKTGDLVRWLPDGNLEYLGRIDEQVKLRGYRIELGEITHWLKELEGVAEGIVQLRGEGENQYLVGYYVSEEELLTKDIREYLQAHLPSYMVPEYYVRIEELPLLPSGKIDKKKLPEPNKVNQDVYIAPADEIEEELVQAWSILLGTDSQQISTTANFFKNGGHSLLATRMISMIQDKFEVSFPVRVVFQYPTIQSLAKYIRIINKEAAPADEYDTIDI from the coding sequence ATGGATGCATTAAATATTATAACCGAAGCTCACGAAAGTGGAATATCATTGTTTTTAAATGAAGAGGGTGAGCTCAAGGTTAACGTACCTAAAGGTACACAGCTAAGTCCCGCACTGCTTGAAAAAATCAAGGCAGGGAAAGAAGAGTTAAAATCGTTTCTGAAAAAGAATCTGGCAGTAGCCAAGTCTGTGAAAAAGGGTTTGACTATAAAAAAAGTTAATAGAGGGGAACTGGACAAAATACCATTGTCGAGTTCTCAGGAATCGCTATGGTTTATAGATCAAATAGAAGGAGGATTGGCCTATCATATTCCTTTTTCTATTGAAATAACTGAAGACTTCGAAAAGGAATATTTGGCCAGAGCATATAGTGAGCTTATCAACCGTCATGAACCGTTAAGGACGGTAATTAAAGAAAAAGGAGGGATTCCTTACCAATTGGTGCTTGACAAAGGAGAGTGGAAATTTGAAGAGATTGAAGGGGGTGAGTTCTCTAAAGAATCATTTGATGAGCTACTAAAGGAACAATTGCTGGAGCCATTCAACTTATCTGAGGGACCTTTATTAAGAGCAAAACTAGTAAAATACAGCGATAGGTATATTTTTCTTATAGTTGTACATCATATTATTTTTGATGGATGGTCGACTGCAATTTTTGGCAATGAATTGAGTCAGTTATACTTTGGAGCATCACAGAATAGTTCATCTGCCCTTAAGCCATTAGAGATCGAATATGCTGACTACGCAGTTTGGGAGAAGGCTCGGCTTACTGATGATTTTCTTAAAAAGTATCTCAGTTTTTGGGAAGAAGAACTTGAGAACACTGAGCCCACCACATTGCAGGGAGACTTTAGCAGACCCCAGGTTTTATCTGGAAGTGGTGATATTATTGAACAATATATTGATCGTCAGTTGTCTGAGGGCCTTAAAGATTTGGCGGCTAAGCAGAATACTTCATTATACATACTCCTACTGTCGGTATTTAATTTACTAATCGCCAGATATGCCCGAAAAGATGATGTTGTTGTAGGTTCACCTATTGCCAACCGTAATCTTCCTGAACTTGAGCCGCTTATTGGTTTCTTTACGAATACTTTGGTGCTTAGAAACCGAATCCAAAATGACCTTCCATTCAATCAATGGTTGAAGGATGTTTCAGGTCATGTATTTGATGCCTTCGAACATCAGGATATACCATTGATTAAAATTGTGGAACACATGAAAAGCGACAGGGATGCCACATCAATGGTATTGTTTAATATCATGTTTTCGTTAGCTAATTATCCTGAACCCGGCAAAAAGCAAATTGGAGAGTTAAAAGAGCTTGAAGAGATTACTTCACAGTTTGACATTACGCTTCGGGCAAAGGAAGAACCTCAGGGTTTCAATCTGTCTGTTAACTATAGCACTGATCTGTTTTTACGAGAGACAGTAGAGCAGTTTTTAGGTCAGTATATTACCCTTTTGGAGCAGATAGTAGCTGATCCGGAAGCGAAGTTGAGCTCACTGAGCCTGATGAATTCGGGAGAGCAGCAGGCGTTACAATCCATTCATTATAATGCAGAACCATTACCAAAGATCCATGAAACGGTAATGGAGAAGTTTGACCGTCAGGTCTTACTTACACCGGATCATGTTGCCCTTTACGAAAGAGATGAAGAAGTCACCTATAAGGAACTGCAAGCACGATCCAATGCCTTGAGTCATCGGCTTCATGCCAAAGGTGTCCGTCCTGGTGATATAGTGGGTGTAAGTATGGAGCGTTCATCAGACCTGATCACCACCATTTTCGGAATACTCAAAGCAGGATGTGCCTACCTTCCTATAGATTGGACCCAGCCGGATTCACGCCGGGAGTACATCCTTGATCATACCGGGGCTCAATACCTTGTGGCTGATAAAACCACCGGCAGTTTCTATAAAAGTTTTGAGGCAGTTACGGTAGTTGATTACGAGCACTTAATAACAGAGTCTTCAACATCCGAAGAGGAAAACCCGGCGCATGAGTCAGGAATAGAAGATTTGGCATATATCATTTACACCTCAGGATCAACAGGTACCCCTAAGGGAGTGATGGTTGAGCACCGGTCTCTTACAAACCTGATAGAAACCATGCAGGCTCAATACCCTCTGGAGGGCGGAGATAGTTATCTGCTTAAGACCAATGTGGTGTTTGATGTGAGCTGTTCTGAACTATTCGGGTGGTTTGTATCCGGAGGATCGTTGGCCATACTACCTCAGGGCGAAGAATCAGATCCTATAGCTATAAAAGATGCACTTGTTCGATACGGGGTGAGCCATGTAAACTTTGTGCCCTCCATGTTGGGGCTGTTTTTGGAAGAGATAGGAAGAAAAGGAGGTTCAGGTCTTGAGTCGTTGCGTTATATCATTTCAGCCGGAGAGCCACTGGCACGTAATACAGTTGATTATTTTAATAGACTGGGCTTATCTGCACGTTTGGAGAATCTGTATGGTCCAACGGAGGCTACGATCTATGCTACAGGTTATTCAACATCTTCGCATAAAGGCCTGAGAAGTGTTTCGATAGGGAAACCCTTGCGAGGTGTAAAAGCCTATGTTTTAGACAGTGCCAACCAACTGGCAGGTTTAGGAGTACCTGGAGAGCTATGCCTGGGAGGGATAGCCCTGGCTCGAGGGTATTATAACAACCCCGAACTGACCTCAGAGAAGTTTGTAAATAATCCATACGATGGAGAATCAGGAAGCAGGCTATACAAGACGGGCGATTTGGTTCGTTGGCTTCCTGATGGGAACCTGGAATATTTAGGTCGTATAGATGAACAGGTTAAGCTACGAGGCTATCGTATTGAGTTGGGAGAGATCACGCACTGGTTAAAGGAGTTGGAAGGTGTTGCAGAAGGAATAGTGCAGCTTAGAGGAGAGGGTGAAAATCAGTATCTGGTCGGTTACTATGTAAGTGAAGAGGAATTGCTTACTAAGGACATCCGTGAATACCTGCAAGCACACCTGCCATCATATATGGTTCCGGAGTACTATGTACGGATCGAAGAGCTTCCCTTACTGCCAAGTGGCAAAATTGATAAGAAAAAATTACCTGAACCGAACAAAGTTAATCAGGACGTATACATTGCTCCTGCTGATGAAATTGAGGAGGAACTTGTTCAAGCCTGGTCTATACTGCTTGGCACTGATAGTCAACAAATAAGCACTACTGCCAACTTTTTCAAAAATGGAGGACACAGCCTGCTGGCTACCCGAATGATATCGATGATACAAGACAAGTTTGAGGTATCATTCCCGGTTAGGGTCGTTTTTCAATACCCTACTATACAAAGCCTTGCCAAGTACATTCGCATTATAAACAAGGAAGCGGCTCCTGCTGATGAATACGATACAATAGATATTTAA